The Xyrauchen texanus isolate HMW12.3.18 chromosome 49, RBS_HiC_50CHRs, whole genome shotgun sequence genome contains the following window.
TTAACACTGTTAGACCTGAGCGGCTTATGAAGTGACCTTAAATACCAGACATACAAGACAAATTCATCAACAACATTACAAAAAattcttctgcattttaaaatatggGTGACATTTTCTGTTGTGTAGCAGAAATGCATAAGTCTTTaacattaaatgaatattccttgttcaatacaacttaagctcaatggatggcatctgtggcataatgttgtttaccacaaaaatgtacttcGTTCATCctcctttttttttaagcaaaaattgaggttaaagTGAGGCTCTGAATggagtgaatggagccaatttaaaAGTAGAGGATTTTAAAGTAGAaatgtgaagtttttttttattttataaaagtacttttttttgcaGCAGAGTACTGTTTTAGATGGATGTACTTCTagttatttttcaccatcatggcaacaatgttgtaaaacagtgtttttttttaatgggaattATTGTTATTCATGGAAGAATAACAATTGCAAGCCTCATCTTGAAGAGGACACTCTGAATTACCGTAATTTctggactattgagcgcacctgaatataagccgcacccactgatttttaaataaaatattattttgaacataaataagccgcacctgtctataagccgcaggtgcctaccggtacattgaaacaaattaactttactcaggctttaacgaaacacggcttgtaacaaaaataaataggctttaacgaaacacggtgtggcagcggggcgtggtcaagcgccgtccggagagaaaagcggtaagggcacttacacctgagctaaattatgtataacaccggtgtctaatttcagtaagcatggggagagcggcataaaaaggcagcagccacagagctgagagagtgacacacgtcagtctagtgttggcgcatagaagaattgagaaactttataaaattgattgtaaacattgctgtggccattaaaagccttacctggaacgtcaagtgctctgctgaaaactgtcacactggtgcccgtgtgacagttttcccaagaaggacacgtgaagcagggcacttgaaattagacacggtgttagacataatttagcgcaggtgtaagcacccttacagcttttctctcccggacgggcacttgaccatgcccccgctgccacacacggcttgtaataaaacattgcagtaaacagtagcctaccaagaaagtcattggtcactatcttcctcgtcctgtgcactgaaaccactgaagtcatctccttcagtgtcggagttgaatagcctcagatttagttgtctttttgcactgagtcaattcctcacgctgctgtttccaacgtcttatcatcgactcattaagaccaagctcccgtgcagcagccagatcaatcgccttcaacttgaaagcagcatcatatgcgtttctccatgtctttgccatggtgagggtgtcaaaattactaccgtaatcagaatgatgggaagtttgagcgctcgatttaatctaaacagtaaacaaaaaaagttgttttgaccttaacccgctcggcaatttcattggtctaatgaaagcttcacgccaaaaaactgagcacgccacagaatgttttttttttaatttttttttaataacatttgaaagcggaaaaatccatatattagccacgtcattgtataagccgcgaggttcaaagcgtgggaaaaaagttgcggcttatagtccggaaattacggtattcaTTTTCATGCTCTTGGCCCTGTCCTTTTCCACTGACCTATTACAAAAATTGTGCAGTCATTTACTATAGCCAAAGAACTCCACACATTACATATCAATACGCGATTTGGCCAATTACTCCCTCGTCAAGGGCTTTTGCCTACTTAAAATGCTCTCTGTGCACCCTAAAAACCACTACACACTTTGCAAGAAGGAAGGGAGAATGTATTACAAGAGCCCATTAAACATGTCTGGCTTTTCTCCTGCTCACCAAGGACAGGTCCAACAATCTTTGAGTAGGAACAGGATGATATTGCTGTCCCGAGACCTCAGGATATCTTCCAGGAAGCCTGGTCTTGACATGCTCTGTGCCCTAAGCAACAGACTGCCATCTGGATCGATGCCTACAAAGGCACTTGGCCCTACATTTCTGCCAATAATGAAGGCCCACCTTAAGACCTATATCATCAGTGGGTGGAAAAAGACATGCTACAATccaggagaaaaaaaattatgtttttccaGTGTGCACAACACCTCTGACTCGGATTTAAGAGAAAATCAACCAGGCATGGAGCTCTGTGTGGCAAATCTTGCTGAAAAACAACACAATTACATGCAACACTACCCACACTGTTTCAACATCTTTTCAACAACTGTCTTAGACACTTCAGCCCCTGCCCAATAAAATCAGACTACTCTGTTcgagaaaacaaaattaaaaagtaaacataaataaaaggcacttattatttacaatacatctTGTTCTTAAGTCAGCTaatcacatatacagtatgtgtcattTGTTCTCCAATTCTAGGAGCTATCTGGTCTAATGAAAACAACATGGCAGCTCCTGTCTTAATTAGAGTCGGCCTTAACGGCCCACCATTTTCCTATTCTTTCTCTCTCAGACAGACTCTTTTTAATTATACTAAATAAAGTCAGCTGTCTCCTCAAGAGGCACCAATCCAAAGCTGCCAGAAGAGGAACAACCTTGACCAGACAAGACCCGAATGTTCCTGGCTCGCATTTGAACCATCAAGAGAGAGACAATGCTCAGACTGTTCTTATATTCATTAAGCCAGTTTAGGTGAAGTTTGGGTTATTGAGTTGGGGAAATTTGGCTGCATGCCTGACAAGCTTTTACTGGTCGATAATATGACATGTTGGCTGCGCAGAAAGCATAATGTTGTGGTACAATTCATGGAATTAAATGAGAAATTTTGAACAGATCATTTAATTGTGGGCTTTTCAGCTAGTTTATTAAACCAGGCCAGTATGTGAGAGCTTTCAGAGTTTCTCGTAAGTCTATTATGGTTTTGCTTCATCTGCCTCACGCAGACAGTACAATCACACATTGAAATCATGTTTCATGCTTTGGGTTTTCTCATTTCTCTGGACACGGTTGTCATGGATGATCCACATATTCAGAGCCCTAGAAAATAACCACTAAAGCATTGTGCAATTCAGTGGACAGAATTGGGAAGATCATTTGCGTTTGAAAGCTTATTTCCAGCTCTCACCAGTGAGGATAAAGAGTACACACACCCATCTTCACCCCAGTACTGCACACTTTGTGCATTGCCAATATGCAAGCCGACATTTTCGAATGCTTGATCACACACGCTGATTGAAACTGTGGTTGCGTTGAGCACACAAAAGATAAAACTGATTTAGCAAAAGCCAACCATAATCTCACATTTGGCAGCTCCTAGGATTGCAAGACATTGAACTGGGGGAAAACCCCATTTCAAATGCCAGTATGTGGCTTCAGGTAAAAGGACAGAGAGGAAAAACACAACAGATAAAGAGAGAAATGGAATAGAATGCAATATTTGGTATAAGATTGAATAGAGCTTTTCTGTGTTGATTGGAAGGGTCAAATAAACTCCAAATTTCTGCCAGGTTAGATTGGTTGCTATGCCAATAGACATTAATCTACTTGGATCACTTAACATACATAATTTAAAAGGGTTAGTTAAaccaaaattaaacattttgtcaGCATTTACCCTAATGACTGTTTTTTTTGTAAGATTATTGTCAAACACTGATAATATTTTTTAGCAAAcagtgaattacattttttgtctgttcttcagACAAAGCTGTAGTATGGCTTTGGAAGACTTTGAATGCAGTGCACAAGTTACAGTATACTCTACTCTCTGGGGGCCAGTGTAGCTCAGtgtgtattgatgctgactatcagttcgaatccagggtgtgctgagtgactccagccaggtctcctaagcaaacaaattggcccggttggtagggagggtagagtcacaagaggtaacctcctcgtggtcgcgattagtggttttcgctctcaatggggcgtgtggaaagttgtgcgtggaccgcggagagtagcatgagcctccatatgctgGGACTCTCTGCGGTGTCatacacaacgagtcacgtgataagatgcgcggattgacggcctcagaagcggaggcaactgagacttgtcctccaccaggtgagtaaccgcgccaccacaaggacctactaaatagtttgaattgggctttccaaactGGGAGAGAAGGGGATTAAAAACTGTTATAGTAAAGAATACTCTTCTCTCCAgctaaaaccaaaataaatatgcCAAACATTGTGCACAAACCCTTAAAATTTGTAACAGTAGCCTACATTAGCAAAAGCTTAATTTAGACAGAAAACAAAATAGCCCTAATACTGTAGTTGAATATATATCAACATATAATTGATTTTATGACGAAACAGAATACCCAGATTAAACCACAATGCTGTTTTTCCTAGACACACTGTACCATTACATAATAATTTTTCAGCCTTTCAGTCAGTCAGCACTGAAATCCAACAGCCGGCCATGTCTGGCTCATTTTTACTCGCATATattccataaattatattctctataTCAAGCTGTCGTCAAAAAATGTACCGAAGACCAGAAAAACAAAAGTGCACTGAAATTTCTAGACCTCGCGACTTCACCTCATCCAAAACTAACTCCGCGTTGAAAggattcatcatcatcatcatcataatgaAGCACAGACATGTTCTCAGGGGGACGAGAAGTGAACCTAATCTGCCTCCCCCCatgctgtttttttcccctcctccTTTGTCAACTGTGGTTTTGAGGGAAGGGAATGAATATTCGTAGAGTGTTGCTTACGTTCTACTTAATCTGGGACCGACTGGCACGCCTCTCTTCACTCTTTACCTCACGACGAATGAAATATACGTCCGGCGTTACGCGTTTAGTCACAGAGAGATGTCCGAGGATGCGCATCAATACCTTATTCTTCTCTTTTCTCTCCCACGGAGCCCGTCTTTGAATGTTTTACCCTGAGCATGAATGGGGCTGCTTGAGGATATACGACCCTTTTCATCGCCGCCGCCGGCGGTTTTTAAGGCAATAAGGAGCCCATCGATATTTAAACACATGAGCAAAAAGCGTTAAGTGTTTATGACGGGCGTTACGGGGCTACTACGCAAAGACATCGCGGCTTAtggagatttttttcttttgttgaaaTTTTCAGCATGCTCTCACACAGCTTAATATAAGGCAAGTATATCTAGCTGAACTATTTATTTTATGCTATTTTCAAGTCCATTGGATGCCTTACATTTTCGCGCTGGAATAAACGAAACTAAGTTGGTCGCCGTTTTAGATAGCCGACAGTCAGATCTGGTAGCctactgtttttttaattttttttggttatttCCGACTGAATACTGAGTTGTGTTGCACTGCGGTAAATCGACGCGCTGTAGTCGGCGGCTGCCTTTCAAATCTAGGTATGCTGTATTGTGAAAGACTGCAGTTAATGCATCTCTCTACAGGTGCCTGAACTGGTGCCAGTTTCTGCTAAGATTTAGGAGCCAGTCTACATTCTAGATGTTGGTTTGCATGCACCTTTTTCAGAAGGGAAAAACAAAATACCATAGACTTATAAAAGTCTACAGGAGCTAGTTTTGTTTTGAGAGTTCAGGTGTAGCTATTGAAATAAAGAGTGGCAACTTTATCGAATTCAAAGGCAAAGTGCTTGGAGGATTTAAGACAATAGCTATAGTTTGAAGGGACATGTACTCTGTGTTGTGTCAGATAACCTAATAATGCGCTTCATGTGggaacatctaaattaactggttttattcaagtcaaaatattACTATTTCTTATGACTGAGTCAACCTCACTAGATTGCACAAAAAGCAAGAAATTGTTCCTTAATgttacagtttttctttttacagtCTTTCAGTGCTAGAAATTAACATATGATGTGTCTATACAGTTTAAATTTAGACTTGGAAATTACAATAACTGATTTAGTTTACAAAACCTTCATTTCCTTTAGTTTAGATCTGAATGTAAATGGATTTTCAAAACTGTAATTCATTgttatactttttatatttttcaaaagctCCCCATTTCTTACATTAtggtctgttttttattttatcaatctGAGATCTATTTTATTTCCCAGCTGTGCCTTTGTTGGTTGGATTAAACCAGACTGCATCATCTAAATGAAGTTACCCAGCCATGCAATGTTCCTGGAAGGCTTTGATTCTGCTTGCATTGGTCTCAATAGCGATCCAATACACAGCAATCAGGACTTTCACAGCCAAGCCTTTTCATATGTGCCCGGTTGCTAACCCTTTGAACTGCGGCTTGGGACTGGATGTGGAGCCCTTCGATCGGACGTGTGATGAGTACCCGTATTTCAATTACAATTCCTCCAGGAAGATTCACATCCTCATCTTGGCGACCACCCGAAGCGGCTCGTCTTTCGTTGGACAGCTGTTCAACCAGCACTCAGATGTGTTCTATCTTTTTGAACCAATCTATCACATTCAAACTACCTTAATCCCTCACCTTTCTCCCAGCAGATATGCTGTCGAGCGCAGGGTGATGCTGGGAGCCAGTCGTGACCTTTTGAGAAGCTTGTACAATTGTGACTTGTATTTCTTGGAGAGTTACATCAAACCGCTGCCTGCGAACCACACCACGGACAAACTCTTTCGACGAGGAGCCAGCAAAGCCCTTTGCTCAATGCCGGTCTGTGATGCCTACAGCCCCAGCGAAGGCAATATAGATGAGGGGGATTGTGTTCGAAAGTGTGCCTCCCTCAACTTGACCCTAGCTACTGAATCGTGTCGAGAAAGACGCCACGTGGCCATTAAAACAGTGCGCATACCGGAGGTCAGTGACCTCAAGGCGCTAATCGAAGACCCTCGGCTTAACCTgaaagtgatccagttggtgaGGGACCCACGTGGGATATTATCTTCACGGATTGAAACCTTTAGGGACACGTACCGCCTGTGGCGAATCTGGAGAGCCACAGGGCGTAAACCCTACAACTTGGATTTGAGCCAGCTCACAACAGTGTGTGATGACTTCCTGAACTCAGTGTCCACAGGCTTAAGCCGGCCGCCATGGCTTCGGGGAAGGTACATGCTAGTGAGGTATGAGGACCTGGCAAGGAACCCACTCCAAAAAACCAAGGAGGTTTACGAATTCCTGGGTCTTTCTATGGAAAAGAGCGTGGTGGACTGGATACACAATAACACCAGAGGTAATAATGATTTGTCAGCAAAGCATAAGTATGGAACATTGAGGGACTCAGCGGCCAATGCGGAAAGCTGGAGGTTGAAACTGTCTCATGACATAGTTGATTACACGCAAAATGTTTGTCAGCACATTTTAGACGAGCTAGGCTACAAAGCTGTCAACTCCCCCGAGGAGCTGAAAAACATGTCACTCTCACTCATTGAGGACAAAACCTTCATTCCTTTTTTGTAACAAAGGTAACGGTGTGCATGCACggctatttttttacatttatatttttgccttAATGTAATTGACATTTGCactatgaactgtttttgtactTTGGAGACCCCCTACACAGTCACCCTATGATTTTCTGACCAGCACAAGAACCAAAACACTTAGCTGTAAAGAGATCGGAACTTGAACTTTAATGCTCATTATTTATATACTGGAACAGAGCACCACACTATTGAAGAAAATTTCTGTATGCTGGTCATTGCTTCGACAAAAGTGAATGTGAAGGACCCAAAAACTATTTTCAAGAAAAGCAGACCTAATGTGGACTGAAATGCTGTCATGTATAATAACAGCCGTGCAATAAAATTGTGAATGTTACGGTCCAGACTATTTCTCAGGTTGTTTCTCAGTGTAAATTCTTGACTGCCACAATTAGGAatgaagtttaaaggaatattttggtttCAGTACTAGttaactcaatcaacagcatttgtggcacaaaatTCATTaccaaaaaaaagtattttgacttgtccttccttttctttaaaaaaaagcaaaagtctggTTATAGTGAGGCACACACAGTACAATGAATTTGAattgggccaatccgtaaacgttaaaacactcactgtttcaaaagtatagtcactaGATGTAAACagtgtgcatgttaacatgatattcTGTGCAAAGTTACATCCAGTTTTACAACATAAACCCTAAGACtcctgtaaaaattat
Protein-coding sequences here:
- the LOC127640499 gene encoding carbohydrate sulfotransferase 1-like, which codes for MQCSWKALILLALVSIAIQYTAIRTFTAKPFHMCPVANPLNCGLGLDVEPFDRTCDEYPYFNYNSSRKIHILILATTRSGSSFVGQLFNQHSDVFYLFEPIYHIQTTLIPHLSPSRYAVERRVMLGASRDLLRSLYNCDLYFLESYIKPLPANHTTDKLFRRGASKALCSMPVCDAYSPSEGNIDEGDCVRKCASLNLTLATESCRERRHVAIKTVRIPEVSDLKALIEDPRLNLKVIQLVRDPRGILSSRIETFRDTYRLWRIWRATGRKPYNLDLSQLTTVCDDFLNSVSTGLSRPPWLRGRYMLVRYEDLARNPLQKTKEVYEFLGLSMEKSVVDWIHNNTRGNNDLSAKHKYGTLRDSAANAESWRLKLSHDIVDYTQNVCQHILDELGYKAVNSPEELKNMSLSLIEDKTFIPFL